A genomic window from Chitinophaga pollutisoli includes:
- a CDS encoding RagB/SusD family nutrient uptake outer membrane protein yields MKKHLIICLGALLFLAACQKGEIPNLNSPIVDDAIRNGTKVKLDNLMVGLESGTRQSLATYYDAIGVIGREIYRFSASEPRYVGELMGDGTLDNNTFYITNPWAARYRVVRQGNIIHDAVANANYISDVQKKGYTGYTKTIMAYQLLLNLNMTYTNGIRTDVKDPNNIGPFRTYTESLADIAALLDQGKAELTGAEIAFPVTIGAASAADLLKFNRAIAARVAIYRQQWAAALTALNASFFHLNGPFETGYFHSFSNKSGDQLNPLFLPQNTNSGEFRLAYSSFSTDILPGDDRIAKATLRDIPITQEGLTGTRDVWIHFNNESPVYIIRNEELILIYAEAKIQLNQLPDGIAAINRLRADHNLTPYAGGVTQAALLNEMLYHRRYSLFGEGHRWIDMRRYNRLNQLPNPRPGDKIWNMFPIPLTEGS; encoded by the coding sequence ATGAAAAAGCATCTTATCATATGCCTGGGCGCGCTCCTCTTCCTGGCTGCCTGCCAGAAGGGAGAAATCCCCAACCTCAACAGCCCGATCGTCGACGATGCGATCCGTAACGGCACTAAAGTCAAGCTCGACAACCTCATGGTAGGCCTGGAATCCGGCACCCGACAGAGCCTGGCCACTTATTACGACGCCATCGGCGTGATCGGCCGGGAGATTTACCGTTTCTCCGCTTCGGAACCGAGATATGTAGGCGAGTTGATGGGCGACGGTACCCTCGACAATAACACGTTCTATATCACCAACCCCTGGGCCGCGCGCTACCGCGTGGTGCGGCAGGGCAACATCATTCACGACGCCGTGGCCAACGCCAATTACATTTCGGATGTGCAGAAGAAAGGTTATACCGGTTACACCAAAACTATCATGGCCTACCAGCTGCTGCTGAACCTGAACATGACGTATACCAACGGCATCCGTACGGATGTGAAAGATCCCAACAACATCGGCCCATTCCGTACTTACACCGAATCATTGGCTGACATTGCCGCCCTCCTCGACCAGGGAAAAGCGGAGCTGACCGGTGCGGAGATCGCTTTCCCGGTGACGATCGGCGCCGCCAGTGCGGCGGACCTTCTCAAATTCAACCGGGCCATCGCCGCGCGGGTGGCGATCTACCGGCAACAATGGGCGGCGGCGCTCACGGCGCTGAACGCGTCTTTCTTCCACCTGAACGGCCCGTTTGAAACAGGATACTTCCATTCTTTCAGCAACAAATCAGGCGACCAGCTCAACCCGCTGTTTTTGCCGCAGAACACCAATTCCGGGGAGTTCCGGCTGGCGTATTCCTCCTTTTCGACTGACATTCTGCCGGGAGACGACCGCATCGCCAAAGCCACCCTGCGCGACATTCCCATCACGCAGGAAGGCCTTACCGGCACCCGCGACGTCTGGATTCATTTCAACAACGAATCACCCGTGTACATCATCCGTAACGAAGAATTGATTTTGATTTACGCCGAAGCGAAGATCCAGCTGAACCAGCTGCCCGACGGCATCGCAGCCATCAACCGGCTGCGGGCGGACCACAACCTGACGCCTTACGCCGGCGGCGTTACGCAGGCCGCATTGCTCAACGAAATGTTGTACCACAGGCGCTATTCCCTGTTCGGGGAAGGTCACCGCTGGATCGATATGCGGCGCTATAACCGCCTCAACCAGCTGCCCAATCCCCGGCCCGGCGATAAAATCTGGAATATGTTCCCCATCCCGCTCACGGAAGGAAGCTGA